One window of the Dehalococcoidales bacterium genome contains the following:
- a CDS encoding serine hydrolase domain-containing protein produces the protein MNNKTPLPEVDPESAGFSKERLARLKPAMRKYIDLQLLPHIVTLVAREGKIVHFAAQGYQDCESKIPATRDTIFRLYSNSKAITGAAAMILYEEGRLTLDDPVSRYIPAFKDPLVAAAYGETGRGWPPVMFPTVPAQREITLRDCLRNTTGLATPERSPYWYAVRYKDIIPETGWDLTANLDNPPTQSYRHRVENHARLPLNFQPGTDFVYHVGYPVIGAVIEIITGQTLEEFYRERIFQPLGMKDTSFYLAEHNRDRFADCYRPKQKNGRWGIAPYDKAAASEKARGPAVNFGAGGDMGGVLSTAGDYARFCQMLLNGGELDGVRILGRKSVEIMTASHTGDIFLPMRGRGFGFGMGVGVYVGGAPRPVMRSVGTYGWDGAAGTLFFADPKEKLLGICFTQVIGALAMPGNDYQEEFERLVYQALV, from the coding sequence ATGAACAATAAAACGCCTCTGCCGGAAGTCGACCCGGAATCCGCCGGATTTTCTAAAGAAAGGCTGGCGCGCCTCAAGCCGGCCATGCGGAAATATATCGACCTCCAGCTCCTGCCCCATATCGTCACGCTGGTGGCGCGGGAGGGCAAAATCGTCCACTTCGCGGCGCAGGGCTACCAGGACTGCGAGAGCAAAATCCCGGCGACAAGGGACACCATCTTCCGCCTTTATTCCAACAGCAAAGCCATAACCGGCGCGGCGGCGATGATTCTTTATGAAGAAGGGCGGCTGACCCTGGACGACCCGGTTTCCCGGTACATCCCCGCCTTTAAAGACCCGCTGGTGGCGGCGGCTTACGGGGAGACGGGAAGAGGCTGGCCGCCGGTAATGTTTCCCACTGTGCCCGCCCAACGCGAGATAACGCTGCGCGACTGTCTGCGGAACACCACGGGGCTAGCCACGCCGGAGCGCTCCCCCTACTGGTACGCGGTACGCTATAAGGACATCATCCCGGAAACGGGCTGGGACCTGACGGCCAACCTGGATAATCCCCCCACCCAGAGCTACCGGCACCGGGTGGAAAACCACGCCAGGCTGCCGCTGAACTTTCAGCCGGGCACGGACTTCGTGTACCACGTGGGATATCCGGTCATCGGCGCGGTCATCGAGATAATCACCGGGCAGACGCTGGAAGAGTTTTACCGGGAACGCATTTTCCAGCCGCTGGGCATGAAAGACACCTCTTTCTACCTGGCGGAGCATAACCGGGACAGGTTTGCCGACTGCTACCGGCCGAAGCAAAAGAACGGGCGATGGGGCATCGCGCCTTACGATAAAGCCGCCGCCAGCGAGAAAGCCAGGGGACCGGCGGTGAACTTCGGGGCGGGGGGAGATATGGGGGGCGTCCTCTCTACCGCGGGCGACTACGCGCGCTTCTGCCAGATGCTGCTCAACGGCGGGGAACTGGACGGTGTGAGAATCCTGGGGCGCAAGTCCGTGGAAATCATGACCGCCAGCCACACCGGGGACATATTTTTACCCATGCGGGGGCGGGGGTTCGGCTTCGGGATGGGGGTGGGGGTTTATGTTGGGGGCGCGCCGCGGCCGGTAATGAGGTCGGTGGGGACTTACGGGTGGGACGGGGCGGCGGGGACACTCTTTTTCGCCGACCCCAAGGAAAAGCTGCTGGGCATCTGCTTTACCCAGGTAATCGGCGCGCTGGCCATGCCGGGCAACGACTACCAGGAAGAGTTCGAGCGGCTGGTGTACCAGGCGCTGGTGTAG
- the nuoE gene encoding NADH-quinone oxidoreductase subunit NuoE has translation MREKLQEIFSRHHRERQELIPILQETQEHFRYLPAAAMREIARYLNMSLNAVYGVSTFYSQFKLTPLGKKIIRICRGTACHVRGAGKVLAEVEKQLGIKAGETTDDMEYTLETVACIGACALSPTMTIDKETYGKMTPKKVVEVLGDRSKTS, from the coding sequence GTGCGGGAAAAACTACAGGAAATTTTCTCCCGCCACCACCGCGAAAGGCAGGAGCTGATACCGATTTTACAGGAGACACAGGAGCATTTCCGCTATCTGCCGGCGGCGGCGATGCGGGAAATAGCCAGATACCTGAATATGTCCCTGAATGCCGTTTACGGCGTCAGCACCTTCTACTCCCAGTTCAAACTAACGCCCCTAGGCAAAAAGATAATACGCATCTGCCGCGGCACCGCCTGCCACGTGCGCGGCGCCGGCAAGGTGCTGGCGGAAGTGGAAAAACAGCTGGGCATCAAGGCCGGGGAAACCACGGACGACATGGAATACACCCTGGAGACAGTGGCCTGCATCGGAGCCTGCGCCCTGTCGCCCACGATGACCATAGACAAAGAGACTTACGGCAAGATGACCCCCAAAAAAGTCGTGGAGGTTTTAGGTGACAGAAGCAAAACCAGCTAA
- a CDS encoding DUF3786 domain-containing protein: MIEKNPPLPTQPAREFAHELAFKLAREKLAAIADIEGQCRKSGARYLPAEKSVIIDYLNRFYRISLPGGEVSSIINNEPVPLRDKILILHYFNRASGTPLSGRNITYKELAEGINYYPTFFKRAIEPIINSFKDDPRLLLEASATLGGHKTDYGDMAVAIDAFPLVPVTVVIWRGDKEFPPNGNIMFDSTIPEYLPTEDITILCEILAWKLVRLIKTGGDAPGKR, encoded by the coding sequence ATGATAGAGAAGAATCCCCCGCTGCCAACACAGCCAGCGCGCGAGTTTGCCCATGAACTGGCTTTCAAACTAGCCAGGGAAAAGCTGGCCGCCATCGCCGACATCGAGGGGCAGTGCCGCAAGAGCGGCGCCCGCTACCTGCCGGCGGAAAAGTCCGTCATCATCGACTACCTGAACCGCTTTTACCGGATAAGCTTACCCGGCGGCGAGGTCTCTTCCATCATCAATAACGAGCCGGTGCCGCTGCGCGACAAGATTTTGATACTCCACTATTTCAACCGCGCCTCCGGCACGCCCCTGTCCGGCCGGAACATCACCTACAAAGAGCTGGCGGAAGGCATCAACTACTATCCCACGTTCTTCAAGCGGGCGATAGAGCCGATTATCAACAGCTTTAAAGACGACCCGCGATTGCTGCTGGAAGCGTCGGCCACGCTGGGGGGGCACAAGACCGACTACGGCGATATGGCCGTGGCCATAGACGCTTTTCCCCTGGTGCCGGTGACCGTCGTCATCTGGCGGGGGGATAAAGAGTTCCCGCCCAACGGGAATATCATGTTCGACAGCACCATCCCGGAATACCTGCCCACGGAAGACATCACGATACTGTGTGAAATACTGGCCTGGAAACTCGTCAGGCTGATAAAGACCGGAGGTGACGCCCCTGGTAAAAGATAA
- the nuoF gene encoding NADH-quinone oxidoreductase subunit NuoF, whose translation MTEAKPANTRQTILVCQGTGCVSGKSLEITEALSRAIAEAGLEGVAVDFTGCHGFCEQGPVVIVEPEGIFYARVTPADVPEIVTSHLRDGKPVERLFYKDPVTGAAIPYHKDIKFYSMQQRIILRNCGGINPERIEDYIATGGYEALKRVLLHLTPEQVIDEIKRSGLRGRGGAGFPTGQKWQFCHDVNAEQKYMICNADEGDPGAFMDRSTMEGDPHTVLEGMAIAAHAIGATEGYIYIRAEYPLAVKRVRLAIRQAEEKGFLGENIFGTKFKLKIHVKEGAGAFVCGEETALMASIEGKRGMPRPRPPFPATSGLWGKPTTINNVKSLATVPVIIAKGADWYNSIGTEKSKGTCVFALTGKIANSGLIEVPMGTPLRTIIYEIGGGIPGDKKFKAVQTGGPSGGCLPESYLDKSVDYESLTAAGSMMGSGGMVVMDEETCMVDVARYFLSFTQAESCGKCVPCRVGTKQMLDILERICRGEGVPEDLALLEKLGNDIKAGSLCALGQTAPNPVLTTMKYFRDEYKAHIEEKRCPAGACTKLISFYILPDKCQGCGICARECPTEAIAGGKRMVHVIDQDKCVKCGTCLDACPAKFKAIVKVSGEKVDVPDKPIPVKEKPKAAPEGK comes from the coding sequence GTGACAGAAGCAAAACCAGCTAATACCCGGCAAACCATACTGGTGTGCCAGGGGACCGGCTGCGTATCAGGAAAATCACTGGAAATTACCGAAGCCCTGTCCCGGGCGATAGCCGAAGCGGGGCTGGAGGGCGTAGCAGTGGATTTCACCGGCTGCCACGGGTTCTGCGAGCAGGGGCCGGTGGTCATCGTTGAGCCGGAAGGAATTTTTTACGCCCGCGTTACGCCGGCGGATGTGCCGGAAATCGTCACCTCTCACCTGCGCGACGGCAAGCCGGTGGAGCGCCTTTTCTATAAAGACCCGGTGACCGGCGCGGCTATCCCCTACCATAAAGACATCAAGTTTTACAGCATGCAGCAGCGCATCATTCTGCGCAATTGCGGCGGCATCAACCCGGAAAGAATCGAGGACTACATAGCCACCGGCGGCTACGAAGCGCTGAAAAGGGTGCTGCTGCACCTGACCCCGGAGCAGGTTATCGACGAGATAAAGCGCTCCGGCCTGCGCGGGCGCGGCGGCGCCGGTTTTCCCACCGGCCAGAAATGGCAGTTCTGCCACGACGTCAACGCCGAACAGAAGTATATGATATGCAACGCCGATGAAGGCGACCCCGGCGCGTTCATGGACCGCAGCACGATGGAAGGCGACCCCCATACCGTCCTGGAAGGCATGGCTATCGCCGCTCACGCCATCGGCGCCACGGAAGGGTACATTTACATCCGGGCGGAGTACCCGCTGGCGGTAAAGCGCGTGCGCCTGGCCATCCGGCAGGCGGAGGAAAAGGGGTTCCTCGGCGAAAATATCTTCGGCACTAAATTCAAACTTAAAATACACGTCAAAGAGGGCGCCGGCGCCTTCGTGTGCGGGGAAGAGACCGCGCTGATGGCGTCCATCGAGGGCAAACGCGGCATGCCCCGCCCCCGCCCTCCCTTCCCGGCTACGTCCGGGCTCTGGGGCAAACCCACCACCATCAACAATGTAAAGTCGCTGGCCACGGTGCCGGTCATCATCGCCAAAGGGGCGGACTGGTACAACAGCATCGGGACGGAAAAAAGCAAGGGCACCTGCGTCTTCGCCCTGACCGGTAAAATCGCCAACAGCGGGCTGATAGAGGTGCCGATGGGCACGCCGCTGCGCACCATCATTTACGAAATAGGCGGCGGCATTCCCGGCGACAAGAAATTTAAAGCCGTACAGACCGGCGGGCCTTCCGGCGGCTGCCTGCCGGAAAGTTACCTGGACAAATCCGTCGACTACGAGTCGCTCACCGCGGCCGGCTCCATGATGGGCTCCGGCGGCATGGTGGTCATGGACGAGGAGACCTGCATGGTGGACGTGGCGCGCTATTTCCTCTCCTTCACCCAGGCGGAGTCCTGCGGCAAATGCGTCCCCTGCCGCGTGGGCACCAAGCAGATGCTGGATATCCTGGAAAGAATCTGCCGCGGCGAGGGCGTGCCGGAGGACCTGGCCCTGCTGGAAAAGCTCGGGAACGACATCAAAGCCGGCTCGCTGTGCGCGCTGGGGCAGACCGCGCCCAATCCCGTACTCACCACCATGAAGTATTTCCGTGACGAATATAAAGCTCACATAGAAGAGAAAAGGTGCCCGGCCGGCGCCTGCACCAAATTGATATCTTTCTACATCCTGCCGGACAAGTGCCAGGGCTGCGGCATCTGCGCCCGCGAATGCCCCACCGAGGCTATAGCCGGCGGCAAGCGGATGGTGCATGTCATCGACCAGGATAAGTGCGTCAAGTGCGGCACCTGCCTGGACGCCTGCCCGGCCAAGTTCAAGGCCATCGTCAAGGTGTCCGGGGAAAAGGTGGACGTGCCGGACAAGCCGATACCGGTCAAGGAGAAGCCCAAGGCCGCGCCGGAAGGCAAGTAA
- a CDS encoding cupin domain-containing protein: MKIQNYRNVTGMTAAPGVTMRVVSGPAEKAPTFVMRVFEIEPGSATPYHAHPWEHEVYVLGGKGAVKSDGKDTPLREGDAVTVLPGEQHSFMNAGKEMLRIICVVPLVNGKMPGMPAQD, from the coding sequence ATGAAAATACAGAACTACCGCAACGTAACCGGCATGACGGCGGCGCCGGGGGTGACGATGCGCGTGGTATCCGGCCCGGCGGAAAAAGCGCCTACCTTCGTCATGAGGGTATTCGAGATAGAGCCAGGCAGCGCCACGCCTTATCACGCCCACCCCTGGGAGCATGAGGTCTACGTGCTGGGGGGAAAAGGGGCGGTGAAAAGCGACGGCAAAGATACCCCGCTCCGGGAAGGCGACGCCGTTACCGTCCTCCCCGGCGAGCAGCACAGCTTCATGAATGCGGGGAAAGAAATGCTGCGCATTATCTGCGTGGTGCCGCTGGTGAACGGCAAGATGCCCGGCATGCCGGCGCAGGACTGA
- the queA gene encoding tRNA preQ1(34) S-adenosylmethionine ribosyltransferase-isomerase QueA — protein sequence MKTSDFDYVLPPELIAQTPIEPRDGSRLLVLDRKSGAISHRRFYEITDYLHDGDVMVFNNSRVLPARLKGKRAGSGGAVEILLLRRLGENSWEGLVKPAKRLAAGARIEIASGADIITAEITGIGAEGIRQVRFSDETRLMTAGEMPLPPYIHEPLKNPERYQTVYAKVVGSAAAPTAGLHFTPELLDRIQSAGVRCLFTTLHVGLDTFRPVTEEDPQKHAIYREYGVLSESVAAELTAAKKEGRRIICVGTTSVRLTEQAALSSPPGEIRPFADWVGLFILPGHRFRVVDALVTNFHLPKSSLLMLVTAFAGRENITKAYAEAIKERYRFYSFGDAMLII from the coding sequence CTGGTGCTGGATAGAAAGAGCGGCGCTATCTCCCACCGCCGCTTTTATGAGATTACGGATTACCTGCATGACGGCGATGTCATGGTGTTCAATAACAGTCGCGTCCTCCCCGCCCGGCTCAAGGGGAAAAGGGCGGGCAGCGGGGGCGCCGTGGAAATCCTGCTGCTGCGGCGGCTGGGGGAAAATAGCTGGGAGGGTCTGGTCAAGCCCGCCAAGCGGCTGGCGGCAGGGGCGCGCATCGAGATTGCGTCCGGCGCGGATATTATCACCGCGGAAATAACCGGCATCGGCGCGGAAGGCATCCGGCAGGTACGCTTTTCCGATGAAACACGTTTGATGACCGCCGGCGAGATGCCGCTGCCGCCCTATATCCACGAGCCCCTGAAAAACCCGGAAAGGTACCAGACGGTCTATGCCAAAGTGGTGGGCAGCGCCGCCGCCCCCACCGCCGGACTCCACTTTACGCCGGAGCTGCTGGACAGGATACAGTCGGCGGGCGTGCGCTGTCTCTTTACCACCCTGCACGTGGGGCTGGACACCTTCCGCCCGGTCACCGAGGAAGACCCGCAAAAGCACGCCATCTACCGGGAATACGGCGTTTTAAGCGAGTCGGTTGCCGCCGAACTTACCGCGGCCAAAAAGGAGGGGCGGCGCATTATCTGTGTGGGCACCACCTCCGTGAGGCTGACGGAGCAGGCCGCTTTAAGCAGCCCGCCCGGGGAAATCCGGCCGTTTGCAGACTGGGTCGGCCTTTTTATCCTGCCGGGGCACCGTTTCCGCGTGGTCGATGCGCTGGTGACTAATTTCCATTTACCGAAGTCCAGTCTACTGATGCTGGTCACCGCTTTCGCGGGCCGGGAAAATATCACCAAAGCCTACGCGGAGGCAATCAAAGAGCGCTACCGCTTCTACAGCTTCGGGGACGCCATGCTGATTATCTGA
- a CDS encoding aldehyde ferredoxin oxidoreductase N-terminal domain-containing protein, with translation MNGWMGKILQVNLSTGTISEIDTRPYADKYLGGRGIGVGLYWEKVKPETGAFDPENCLIFTTGPIVGSSAQGATLTSVVGKSPATIPEGFCYGNLTGFVGAELKKAGYDGLVVEGKASRPTYIFIEDGRAELRDAAGLWGQNGYRTGELLEQIHGAKTRFIAIGAAGEHLVRTAVALASHDCTVSAGFGAVMGSKNLKAIAIRGSGKVEVADLEKLHELNRYTIKISKRVRLSIPPRIEHTKYAELLEVIGKGNCYLCGLECVAGVYRYGKKLIGHRKCQSVEYYLPWVYGQEDEPIETFFNAPVMANDYGFDSWEMTNIIEWLYAGYRTGALTEAETGLPLSRIGTAEFLEKLMRAIAYREGFGDILAEGLVRAGEKISPKARALFPPTLAPIGANYAFSPRTFPIMALLYPPEPRVHHVNYHDIAFVHIAWSIEQQQPGVTGVTGPLVHRIAREFWGSDTAGDFSSYEGKALAAKIIQHRTYLKEMLGLCDWGYPISYSFNTPDHMGDPDIEAKICTAVTGIPGEELDIYAERVYNLQRLILLREGRQTPAADYPMDFIFTEPQRGMPGAGIMVPGPGDSAVDMVGNKLDRDKFTAMLKEYYTLRGWDEETGLPRAETLAALGLGDMAKALAVQ, from the coding sequence ATGAACGGCTGGATGGGCAAGATACTCCAGGTAAACCTCAGCACCGGTACCATAAGTGAAATCGATACCAGGCCCTACGCGGATAAATACCTCGGGGGGAGGGGTATCGGGGTGGGGCTGTACTGGGAGAAAGTAAAACCGGAAACCGGGGCTTTCGACCCGGAGAACTGCCTCATCTTTACGACGGGGCCCATCGTGGGGAGCAGCGCCCAGGGCGCCACCTTGACCTCCGTGGTGGGCAAGTCCCCGGCCACCATACCGGAAGGGTTCTGCTACGGCAACCTGACCGGCTTCGTGGGGGCGGAGCTGAAAAAGGCGGGGTATGACGGGCTGGTGGTGGAGGGGAAGGCGTCCCGCCCGACCTATATCTTTATCGAGGACGGCAGGGCGGAGCTCAGGGACGCCGCCGGGCTGTGGGGGCAAAACGGCTACCGCACCGGCGAGCTTCTGGAGCAAATCCACGGCGCCAAGACGCGCTTTATCGCCATCGGGGCGGCGGGCGAGCACCTGGTGAGAACGGCGGTGGCTTTAGCCAGCCACGACTGCACCGTCTCCGCCGGCTTCGGGGCGGTAATGGGGTCGAAAAACCTCAAGGCCATCGCCATCCGCGGCAGCGGCAAGGTAGAGGTGGCCGACCTCGAAAAGCTCCACGAGCTCAACCGCTACACCATCAAAATCAGCAAACGCGTGCGGCTCTCCATTCCGCCGCGCATCGAACACACCAAGTACGCCGAACTGCTGGAGGTAATCGGCAAGGGCAACTGCTACCTGTGCGGGCTGGAATGCGTGGCCGGGGTCTACCGCTACGGCAAGAAGCTCATCGGGCACCGCAAGTGCCAGTCCGTGGAATACTATTTACCCTGGGTCTACGGCCAGGAGGACGAGCCTATCGAGACCTTTTTCAACGCCCCGGTAATGGCCAACGACTACGGCTTCGATTCCTGGGAAATGACCAACATCATAGAATGGCTGTACGCAGGCTACCGTACCGGCGCCCTTACCGAGGCGGAGACCGGCCTGCCGCTTTCCCGAATAGGCACCGCCGAGTTCCTGGAGAAGCTGATGCGCGCCATCGCCTACCGGGAGGGGTTCGGGGACATACTGGCGGAGGGGCTGGTGCGGGCGGGAGAAAAGATATCGCCCAAAGCCAGGGCGCTTTTCCCTCCTACCCTGGCACCCATCGGAGCGAACTACGCCTTTTCGCCGCGGACCTTCCCCATCATGGCGCTGCTTTATCCCCCGGAGCCCCGGGTACACCACGTCAACTACCACGATATCGCCTTCGTCCACATCGCCTGGAGCATCGAACAGCAGCAGCCGGGCGTAACCGGAGTGACCGGGCCGCTGGTGCACCGCATAGCCAGGGAGTTCTGGGGCAGCGATACCGCCGGCGATTTTTCCAGCTACGAAGGCAAAGCCCTGGCGGCCAAAATAATCCAGCACCGTACTTACCTCAAAGAAATGCTCGGTCTGTGCGACTGGGGCTACCCGATTTCCTATTCCTTCAATACCCCCGACCACATGGGCGACCCCGATATCGAGGCTAAAATCTGCACCGCGGTGACCGGCATCCCCGGCGAAGAGCTGGACATCTACGCCGAGCGCGTTTACAATCTACAGCGGCTCATCCTGCTGCGCGAGGGACGACAGACCCCCGCCGCCGATTACCCCATGGACTTCATTTTCACCGAACCGCAGCGGGGCATGCCCGGCGCCGGCATCATGGTGCCCGGCCCCGGCGACAGCGCCGTGGACATGGTGGGCAACAAGCTCGACCGGGACAAGTTTACCGCCATGCTCAAGGAGTACTACACCCTGCGCGGCTGGGACGAAGAGACGGGGCTGCCCAGGGCGGAGACGCTGGCGGCGCTGGGGCTGGGGGATATGGCTAAGGCGTTAGCGGTTCAATAG
- a CDS encoding DUF362 domain-containing protein: protein MNGKSRVALVACDTYDEEKVYRAVARGVGLIGGIEQFVTAGEKIVLKPNVLIGSAPEKCVCTHPAVFKAAAKIFLESGAVLSCGDSPGFGGTAAGMRTAGLKQVADELNITVADFSKGTSVSHREGRLVKRFTIADAVLAADGLVSLSKLKTHGLMRMTGAIKNQFGCIPGLIKGQHHARMADPFEFAAMLADLNTLLKPRLYIMDAVMAMEGNGPRNGSPRKIGAILVSKDPVALDAVACKIINLDPAFVPTLASGEKTGLGTYHEENIEVAGEKAADFICPDFDVVRKPVEHAVSGRFRIFFKNRMSPRPLIDKDKCTECGTCIRHCPVTPKAVDWVGGDEKRPPVHNYDRCIRCFCCQELCPEGAILIKESWLGRLLNR from the coding sequence ATGAACGGAAAATCTAGGGTAGCCCTGGTTGCCTGTGATACTTACGACGAGGAAAAAGTGTACCGGGCGGTGGCAAGGGGTGTCGGGCTTATCGGGGGGATAGAGCAGTTTGTCACAGCCGGGGAGAAAATCGTCCTCAAGCCGAACGTGCTTATCGGCTCAGCCCCGGAAAAATGCGTTTGCACCCACCCCGCCGTTTTCAAAGCGGCGGCTAAAATATTCCTGGAAAGCGGGGCGGTCCTTTCCTGCGGGGATTCGCCGGGCTTTGGCGGCACCGCCGCGGGCATGAGAACGGCCGGCTTAAAGCAGGTCGCCGACGAGCTTAACATAACTGTCGCCGATTTTTCCAAAGGTACCTCTGTCTCCCACCGGGAAGGCCGGCTGGTCAAGCGCTTTACTATCGCGGACGCCGTGCTGGCGGCGGACGGCCTGGTCAGCCTGTCCAAGCTGAAAACGCATGGGCTGATGCGCATGACCGGGGCCATAAAAAACCAGTTCGGCTGTATCCCGGGGCTGATAAAAGGCCAGCACCATGCCCGCATGGCCGACCCCTTTGAGTTCGCCGCCATGCTGGCGGACCTCAATACGCTGCTCAAGCCGCGCCTTTACATCATGGATGCCGTCATGGCCATGGAGGGCAACGGCCCGCGCAACGGCAGCCCGCGGAAAATCGGCGCGATACTGGTCTCTAAAGACCCGGTGGCGCTGGATGCCGTCGCCTGTAAAATCATTAACCTCGACCCCGCTTTCGTGCCCACCCTCGCCTCCGGTGAAAAAACCGGGCTCGGCACTTACCATGAGGAAAATATCGAGGTGGCAGGGGAGAAGGCGGCGGACTTTATCTGCCCGGACTTCGACGTGGTGCGTAAGCCGGTGGAGCACGCCGTCAGCGGGCGTTTCCGCATATTCTTCAAGAACCGTATGAGCCCGCGGCCGCTGATTGATAAAGATAAATGCACCGAATGCGGCACCTGTATCCGGCACTGCCCGGTCACCCCTAAAGCGGTGGACTGGGTGGGCGGGGATGAAAAGCGCCCGCCGGTGCATAACTATGACCGCTGTATCCGCTGTTTCTGCTGCCAGGAGCTGTGCCCGGAAGGCGCCATCCTGATTAAGGAGTCCTGGCTGGGCCGGCTATTGAACCGCTAA
- a CDS encoding dihydropteroate synthase: protein MILIGENLNVISQTLGPALAERNAAPLQEMAKAETEAGIDIIDLNIGPARKGGDALMAWVVDTVQSVTDKMLSLDTTNLDAMQAGLKARKGRVLINSVSLQTSRIDRGLAMAKEHDADLIGLLWSNEGMPRDVNERAMHTVNFVYKANEAGIPNEKIWIDPIASPVSVEINQVKACVEFMTMLAEIAPGCKSTVGLSNISNGAPAELRGWLNRTYLVMLMRYGLYSAIVDAFDKDLAAIARGQRPDIVALIHQMMDGDKPDIPSLPKEMQYYARTVRVLTGASLYSHSWLEV, encoded by the coding sequence ATGATTCTCATCGGGGAGAATTTAAACGTTATTTCCCAGACCCTGGGGCCGGCCCTGGCGGAGAGAAACGCCGCGCCGCTACAGGAAATGGCTAAAGCGGAGACCGAGGCCGGCATCGATATCATCGACCTTAATATAGGCCCCGCCCGTAAAGGCGGCGACGCGCTGATGGCCTGGGTGGTGGACACCGTACAGTCCGTCACGGATAAAATGCTTTCCCTGGACACCACCAACCTGGACGCCATGCAGGCCGGGCTGAAAGCCCGTAAAGGCCGGGTGCTGATAAACTCGGTATCCCTGCAGACCAGCCGTATCGACCGCGGGCTGGCCATGGCCAAAGAGCATGACGCCGACCTGATAGGGCTGCTCTGGAGCAACGAGGGCATGCCGCGGGACGTTAACGAGCGGGCGATGCATACCGTCAACTTCGTCTATAAAGCCAACGAGGCGGGCATCCCCAATGAAAAGATATGGATCGACCCCATCGCCAGCCCGGTCTCGGTGGAAATCAACCAGGTCAAGGCCTGCGTGGAGTTCATGACCATGCTGGCGGAAATAGCGCCGGGGTGCAAGTCCACGGTGGGGCTTTCCAATATCTCCAACGGCGCCCCCGCCGAGCTGCGCGGCTGGCTCAACCGCACCTACCTGGTGATGCTGATGCGCTACGGGCTGTACTCCGCCATCGTGGACGCGTTCGATAAAGACCTGGCGGCCATAGCGCGCGGGCAGCGGCCGGATATCGTGGCGCTTATCCACCAGATGATGGACGGGGACAAGCCGGATATCCCCTCCCTGCCCAAAGAGATGCAATATTACGCGCGGACGGTGAGGGTGCTCACGGGAGCATCACTCTATTCCCACTCCTGGCTGGAAGTCTAG